The genomic stretch GTTAGCATTATCTTGCTTTCACTGCTAATGATGAACTCAAAGTGAAAACCAGGAGCAGTTTGCAATGTACAGACTGTTATTGTTTACTGCATGTATTCCTAGATGATCTGCATCTGTGTTTAATTCCCATAAACAACACTGGAAAATTTACATTAATTGATGCATGGTCACTAAACAAATGTTGTGTATTGATCTGATCTACAGTGAGATTGACTTGACTCTCTCAAGTCTGGAAACCCTGGCCAAGGTCTTTGACCATCCTAGCTGCTCTATATCAAACACAAAGGCACAGGTACGATAAAAACTATACAGAAACAAACTGTAGAATTTCTAAAATGGTGACCCAGTACTGTAGTGGATGAAAGGTTATAATAAAAACTGTGACATCTGCATTGACATACTTATACGTGAACTAGTTAGAActtcctttttgtctctttgaACAAGGGTCCGGAGATGGAGATAGACACCTTGTTGTGTAAGATTTCAGCGTTGGTCAGCCTTCTTTCTTCGCTGGAGAAAAAGGTATGTTTTCATAGAGTAAAActcaggaaacatttttttttaatttcaaactgCAAATCTTGTTATAAAACTTAAACTGATATCAGCTGGTATGTTTTAATCCCCCAATTTTTCTGCCTCTGCATTATTATCAGGACATTGATATAATCCACATTTGTCACAATAGTTTAAATTTTAGTAGATGCAGCAGTCAGTTATTAGATGAGTAATGATGTGAGGAAAACCAAACTTATTTTTGACAACTAAATTGTAACATATAAGATTCTCTGTGGTCATGAAGGTATTAAAAGCGCTACAAGATGCAGTGACCAATCATAATCTGGCAGTGCAGCCTAACCCACCTCCTCCTGAACCAACACCCACCAATGCAACTTCTGTCAAGAACCATGACCGGCAGCTGCCAGTCCACTCCTTTCAGGTAAATCGGGGTGAAAGAAGCATTTTACCATACAACCTGCACGATTCAGTcgcatataataataaataacagaagTGATGTCTGACTCTTTTAATGAATCAGGAAtttctttctgtgttcaggTGAAGATGGTGCGCTACGGCAGACAGACTGTTTCAGTGGATGTGGATGTAGGAGTGCTGCTCTTTGATAGGAAGGCTGGCTCATTTGGTGTAGAGAGGGTCTCACATGACAGAAGTAAGGAAATATTTACgtttatatctttatatatatactttttgaGTGCATACAACACTTCTCTTGCTTGCAGATGTGTTGCATAACTGTCTTCTGGCTTGTGACTTTGTGTACCAGTCCTTCAGATTGTCAAGTTCCAGAGTAGTCCAGCCAAGGTACGCATGGTGGTCGACAGCCACCACAACACACCACGGGAGATGACGTTTGAGAGTGCACGGGTAAAGCTgaattatatgttttattattaactgGAATCCACTATTTCCTCACCCGTAattcactgactgactgtcatCTCTTTCAGAAACGTGATGCTTTCTGCCAACTCCTCCAGCTGATGAAAACCAGACACTCTCAGCTGAGTGAACCTGATGTCATCTCCGTTTTCACAGGCACCTGGAATATGGGTGAGCATAAATGTGATGACAGTCTCTTTCATTGTGAGACAATAGAAGACTCACTAAGGACTCAATGACAGGAGTAGAGTCATGTTGATAATTTAGCGTGTTGTTTTGCGTGCGTAGGTGGTTCACCTCCTCCTCGCAGCCTGCAGTCGTGGGTAACCTGCTGTGGTTTGGGGCACACCCCTGATGAGTCGATCGCCTTGCTGCCTCATGACATCTACGCTTTGGGGACTCAAGAAAACCCtcagggggagagagagtggACTGAGCATATCAAAGCAACCCTTCGCAGCTATACTCAGATCGACTTCAAACAAGTAATTCACCGTTTTTCTGTTTCAACTCTCCTGGTGAATTGTGTGTATAAATAGGCTGCATTATTCATAAAACTACCATATTTCCTAGAGGAGAAATTCACACATTATGATGTCCAGAAAAGGTAATAGAGCAAAGCTTCCCAGATAGTGTCTGTTTCTCAGGATAGTTTGTACACTTCAGATAATCAGATAAATCAGATAAATCAGATAATCACCATTTGAACCGAACAACTCTTGATTTTTTGCAAAATAGCTTCCAATTAACTGTTTTATCATCAAGATAAACTAATTTGTGCctaataaatacacaaactgaaaaatatgcACCAAATGTTTTACTTATCATTCTATAATGAAGTCATACACACAGTTTCTCTGCATTAATCTGACACATTTCTCCAAACCAAGATCTGTGTTGTCAGTACCGTTAATGCAGCCATCTAACTCTAAACATAACTCTAGATATGAATTATTGTTGtcagtaaaaatattaatttattttttccaaatgCTGACAGAAAACTCTAAATCAACATTCATTCTCTCAAAACATTCAGAAAGAAATAATAcctttcactgtttttacaaagtaaaaacaataattccTTGGgactgacagaaataaaaaggttGATGAAAAATACAGCCATAACATAActtattttgtggttttatttcaaacaaaaaatgctaaaacattctcatttaaaacaatatataaaattatttgTAGAACATGTTAGACAAAGTAGTGCTAGCAGCCATATAACataaattatattcaaataGCATTCAGTTGTCAGTTTACTCTGCAATGCCGATCTCAGAATAGTTGGACAAGCTAAGTTTATGCTAAAACTGTTGTTCTTTTTTAGGTTTAGGTTTATTGAAAACACTCAACGctagaacaataaagaacaataaagtcCTAGAATTATTTCCGTTGTTGTCCCGGATGTTTTCACAGACCCTCAACCATTCAGTAAGATGGAGACAGGAGTTCATTGTCTGACATGAAGCAATATCAAAACACCAATCATAGACAATTGAATCCAAAGTACAAACAAACgacaaaatgtttttaggaTATCCTCAAGACAAAAGGCAACATCACATAGGCAACTCACATAACATCATATGAACAACAGTTGTGTGATCCAGTCATAAAAAAGGTGaatcaaatataatttaatttaacattgtATAACTCTGGACTTTTATCATCTTGTATGGTCatacatgtaaaatgaaaacataattgtCAGCGGTTAAAATGGCATCCACTCTCaggtaaaaatgtgaaatattataTCTGGTAGTACTTCAATAATGTTAAGGAACACACATTAGTAAAATGTCTCAGCACCATCTCAGATCATAGGAAagtttatgatattttataatCAGTGTTCTTGTGGGGATAGATCAGAAAATATCATCTACTCAGTTGATACATGTAGTTctgatgtgaatatttgtttttacaaagaCATGATCTTGCTGAGGGGCTGGTTTGTTTTACAAATTGAGCATGATTCATCTGTGTTAGCATCTGTGTTAACATCTTTGAAAGCCTGACTTTAGAAAAATGGCTCAAATATATTAAGAAATCTGCAGCAGTATAGTTTGACTGGCTGGAAACTCTTCTTATCATCAGTTGTAATGTGGAGCAATGTCCTGTAGGTGGCAGTACAGTCCCTCTGGAATATGAGGCTGGCTGTGTTTGTGAAGCCGGAGCACGAGAGTCGCATCAGTCATGTGAACACTGCCAGTGTGAAGACTGGCTTGGGTAACACTTTGGGTAGGCTGCCCTCTATAATCTCACATCATATCACATATCTCatatcacatacacacagtaaagaaaatacagaaagtgAACAATATCATGGCTCACAGCCAAAAATATCAGTGCACGATAAGaagaacaaatgtgtttttattaacttAGAGGTTTGAGGTTGAacatttctgttatttcagGAAACAAGGGAGCGGTTGGGGTCTCCTTCCTCTTCAATGGAACATCTTTTGGGTTTGTTAACTGCCACCTGACCTCTGGAAGTGAGAAAGTACTTAGGTAaattgtgtgtacatgtgtaagtgtgtgtgctcCTATTTAATTAATTGCTCTATTAAAAAATTCCATCTTGTCATTTATGTGATATTCAGGAGGAACCAGAACTTTGTTGACATCCTCAGACTGCTTTCTCTGGGCGACAAACAGCTCGGCGCCTTTGACATCAGCCTGCGCTTCACTCACCTCTTCTGGTGTGGAGACCTCAACTACAGACTGGACTTGGACGTACAGGTCGGACTGATAATCATCTATAATTCATAACTATTTCTAACACAGTGCTCTGATGTTGAACCCTTGAAGACTGACATAGTTGTACATGTGGCATTAAAGTCAATTTAAAAGATCCCACACATTAATGTTACTGCTTTTCACCACTCCTCATCAACTCCAGGACATTCTGAAACACGTATCTAAGAGGGAGTTTGAGGAGCTCATGTGTGCAGACCAGCTGACCCGAGAAAGACACAAGAGGAAGGCCTTTCTCCATTTTAGTGAGTTTCACTTTTACTTATGTGGAAGCCCCTCTGTTCTAACACTACTTTCTGAtcttttatagacaaaacaaataatcagtttatcaaaaaaataattagcagattaattgataataaaaataatcatccATTGCAGCCCTTATTATTATAACAGGCACAAATAGTGATAATAGTAGTTCTCGAAGGGCACAGTGTGATATATACTATTGCGCtattactaaataaataaatattaaaatgtgattaGTCTTTACATTTGCTTACCTCTGTATTACTCtgcattttttctgtttatgatggttaagaggaagagaagatTGCATTTCCACCCACCTATCGGTATGAGCGGGGCTCCAGAGACTGCTACCTATGGCAAAAGTACAAGACTTCAGGGGTGAGTCATTTCCCCTAACCGCATTATACAAAAAGCATTTCAGAAAAACGGAATGATGTGGACATACAAAATCTTCATCAGGTACTCCCATCAGGTTCCTGATGAAGTGTTGAGATGTTTTTTGGAGCTCCTAGGTGTTGTAGTAATTGTTATGTTAATATTGCTCATATAAAGGTACCTCTTCTTAATCACTGTTGTAATCTAATTAACATTTTCAAGTCTGGTGATGTCATATTTTCATCCTGGaggattaaaatatttcagactGTGATGCTAAATATATAACACATTCTGCACCAGTAAAGTACAACAAAAAGTCCCTTGTTGCATTCTAAGTAAACAGCTGACTTTCTTCTTaagatatttttatatgtaatttAATCCTATTTAAGGGGTCTGCAGGGATAGGTGACTTTGACAGCAGCAGCCATGACCACTAAAAATAGGAGGTTAAGAATGAACACACAGTCTAAAACTGGAATGTCTGGCGTAACAAGGATTAAGTCACCCTTTACTGCATACTGCACATATAAGTGGCATGAATTATAATTTCATGAGTAAATACAAGCAACATACACAATATATTCTTGATTTATAAcctatttctttttctgtagGTGCGAGTTAATGTTCCATCATGGTGtgataggattttgtggaagtcctacccagacacacacattatctGCACGGCATACGGTAAGATCTGGAGATCTAAACGGAAGTATGCAAAGAAATAGAAAAGTAAAGTGGTAAATAAGGCATGAATAAAATGTAGAAGACAACTAAGAAAAGGCAGCGTTTAAGACTTGACATAGCCAAAGGATTTAGTCCAGCATACTAAAATTAGATGTCTGTGGTAAAAAATTTTTTCATCTACTGTGAAATGAGAGCAACCCTCAAAATGAGTAACGGTCAAACCCTACATCCTGGTCTGTGGTCCATAAAGAAACAGAGTCATTTCCTTTCTTTCAGCCTGAGCTTCTGTTTCTAACTAACCTCAGCAAACTATCAAAACATAACACATACTCGTTTGTACTTTTTGTCTCCTAAATCACCTTTTGTCACATCTTGTCATCTGATTTGCCTTGCCAGCAAagttatgtacagtacatataaaatacttactTACATGCAATAATTTAAATGGATGGATCTGTCTCTTACCAGGTTGCACGGATGACATCTTCACAAGTGATCACTCACCTGTTTTTGCCACTTTCCAAGTGGGAGTGACATCACAGTTCAGCTCCAAAACAGGTGTGTAATTGTTGTAGCACTTTGTACACAAAGATGGAATATAACTGAATCCCTTCATTAAGTGAACAGTGTGGACTTTCATGTCAAACAGATCCAAATTCAGGCGTAGAGAGGGCCTGGATAGAGCTAGAAGGCATTGAGGCCATTGTGAAGACAGCAAGCAAAGCAAAATTCTTCATTGAGTTTTATTCATCTTGCCTAGAAGGTATAGTATCACATCCAAATCACATTTTAGAGAAAGCATTATGCGCCACGGTAGCAGAAATTCAACTTCCTTCTTACTTCACAGAGACACGCCGCTCAAGCGAGAATGACTCACAGAGCTGTGATGTTCCTGGGTTTCTCAAACAAGCCTGGTCGTTCAAGCAACTGCCAAAGGTCAGAGGCTCAGTCTGTCCATTTGGAGATGTGTGAAAACACAGTATGTTATTTAAATCAAGCTGTTAACTTGTGATTTGTACATGTTTGTCTAAGCTTCTTCCAATCAAGTCCGACATGGAGTATCTCCAGGATCAGCACCTGCTGTTGTCTGTCAAGTCATGTGATGGGTTTGAGTCATACGGTTGGTGAAGTTGCAAATTCATTCAAAACTTCCCTctatttttgttactttttctAATCAATGCTCTTGGCTAAAAacttgaattattttaaaaatgtatttatttttaactctTACTACGAGTGCTATCTATCAGTCCAAATTACAGTTTGCAGATTACTGCTTGAGCTGACCCCAAATCAGTGCAATGTCATTTTGGTGTTCAGTTTATGGtacaaaatcacatttgaaaaactaCTGAGTATGCAAGCAGTTTCTTATCTCTatgcaaaaggaaaaaaatgttcatgataaagatattgaattgagtgttttgaaatattgaatTTATTGGCCTTTTTAAGTACTCCAAATCAAACACCATTGACTTCCAATATAGTTGTGTCAAGACAAAGGAAATCATATCCTTATCCAAGAAATCATGCTGAAATTATCTGTATGGATAAGTTGGACTCACTTTGTCGCATCTCAGGCTGAATTGGCTCATTGATCTAAACTGTTTTTTATAGGCGAATGCTGCGTGGCTCTCCGCTCACTTAACGGTGCATCGGAGCAATTTGAGACATTTCTGAGTCACCGAGGTGAGGAAATGGGCTCCATAAGAGGACGGGTCCGCATCCATGTGCCCAAAGACCGGCGAGGAACTCGAGAGAAAATTTATGGTGGGTCAGCCGGAACTGGTGCTTCCCTATCATCTGCCTTCCTTGCACTATCACTTCCTACTAAACTTTCAACTCCACTGTCACTGCATTCCTTGACTCTCCTATGAGTCTCACATTGCTTCCTCTATTTGGTTCCTCAATGATCCCTGGCTTGGCTTTACACTTGCTGGTATCTATCGACCGCTTCCTCTTTTGGCTCCTGATTGACTGACCCTGACCAGATGCATCCTGAGACACTGAAACAGGACAGATGAGTATTATTTCACCAGGTCAGGCCtcacaatacacacataaaaaccaTCATGCTGTGTGATTGCATAACCTTTGCCcttcacacacaccacacactttTTGAAGAAGTCTTGCTGATTGCGAAAGGCGTTGTCCATTTCATGTCATTTGATTTTTTCAGAGTGGTTCTGTTTTGAGAAAGAAGATAAAGGTCCTGTAAGGGGACACATGTCTCCTGCATCCACACGGGTCCCAATGAACAGGTGAGCTCTGCTTTATGTTTCTGAGCATCAGCGCAAAGCACCGGAAAGCTCAGGCTCTGCTTATTTTGAGCTCTTAAAAAAGTTAAGTCTGAAGCCCTGTTTTCTAGgtagcaatatttttgttttggaagTTTACAAATTTGAGGATCACCAAGCTCAAAGTTTGATTAATTCCACTGCACTCTTTTATTTAGAAAGAAATCCCCAAATATGCTCCTAAGCCTGTTGGCTATGAGCAAGTTATTTGATTTGTTCCTCCAAATTTAAACAGTACGACTTAATTGCAATAATTTCAAAACTTAGATGTTTGACAGTCACAAGTATGTGTTAATTGCAGGTCTTCGGCAGCTCCTTCCAAACTTACCCCGAGCAGTTACACCAATCCTGCCTACTTCATCTTCGAAGGTGTGTCAGTGACACGCAAGGTGGAGGAGGCTCTTCCCCAGCGAAGGGACCCTCAGGTGATCTGGTCTGGAAATGAGGCTTTGCAGCTCCCAAAACTCTCAGGACGGCAGGGCTTTGAGAGGAGACCCAGCCGTAGATCAGACTTTACAGAGATTGAAATTCCAGCCATCCTGCCCCAGTACACTCCAACCAATGAACTTCATACACCCCAAACCAACTCCTCCTATCAGCTTTTCCCAGCCAAAAACCCATCTCCTATACCTCCACCTTCAAGTAACGCCATCTCACAGTTCCAGGAACAGACTGCACAACCCAGAGACAAATACCATGGTAAAAATATTGTCCAGGACTCCATATTGCCAGAGAAGAACCTGAGGAACTTGTACATGAATCACTCAGCAATCATCAGGGAAAAAGCCAGAAGGGACCAACTTCTTCCAGAAAGGACCAATCCTATCCGGACAGCCAAAGCGCCATCAGTTTTCCCCTACACGTCCACTCCCTTAACACATTGCCAGGCCTCTGTTCCCTGGATAGTGGGGCAGCAGCCCCCTGCGCCTACAGGAGACAACTCTCTCACTGCTTTGCAAATTGCCAAGTCCCTCAGTGAGGTCGACTTCTTCCCCACAGAGCAGAGAAGCCCATCCATACCCAACCAGAGGCCAAACTATAGGAATGGCCCCACAATGCATGGAGAGAGGGGCTACAGCTGGGAGAAAGAGGTAGGGCACTGCTGTCAAAGACATTTGTTTTAAAGGACATGAGTCCCAgttctctgtaaaaaaaattctatCTGCTTTATCTTAATGCAGGTGTCTGTCCTCCAAGGAGCACCTGAGACCGTCCGGGAGCTTCTCAGTACTCTGGGTCTGCAGAAATACACCTTGGGACTCAGCCTCAATGGCTGGGATGATCTAGATTACTTCAGGTAAAATGATTGTGGATAACATGCTCTACGTGCTGTACTTATGTAGGCCCATTACTGCACAGACAGACTGTTACTTCACAGTTATTGGCTTTTCACAGTTACAAGAGTTTGGACAAGCAAGGAGCAACTCCCAAACCTGAATGTGACAGGCTGTGATGCTAGTACCAACACCAATCGAGACAATTCCCCCAAACATGCACCTCTTTAGTCccgaaataaaataaaattaaaaacaaaaccaagacACAAACTAGAAGAAGGGAGAAAAAGCTATTTTGTGAAAAACATTGTATTGACTTTGTATTTCAGGAGGATGTTTGTGGGTTTTACTGGTCCCTTCAGTACCGCTTCAGTTCTCTTGGAGCCAACATCTGGCAGCCATTACATGAAATGCAAATGCTCTTAGCCATTGTCTTCACTATTCACATTGTGATTGCTGCTTGGAGCTTACAGGCCACCTTAATTTAAGCTCTATTTGTTACAGGAaaccatgttttatttttccactaCTAATGGCACCACTCTGGTATTCGCTTCACTCTGTGATGCATTCAAATCATCAAAGCACTTAAAGAAACCAGAATACCAAATGTAGGACACAGACATGATTAACTGGTAACATTGATGGGTAACCCACCTCTATTAATTGAGTCATACCTTTGTTCAATTCTTAATATATGTTGTAATGTCTGTTCACAAGACAGTTGCAACACTCACTTGTAGGTGTAATCAAATTACTAACGTTCATGTGACAGTCATGCACATCTGAGTGAGATGAATGAGCATGACTGTCAGTGTAGAGGTTAGAACTTCACTGGGGCAGCAATGCTTAAATAAATCCTGTCATGATGCtttaatgatataaaaataatgataaaataattacatcatCAAAAGTTCTTAAGGTATGAGTTAATATATACATCTCACTTCCTACCTTCTACACCAATATAAAAGTGCTGGCACCAAATGCGTTTTCAAAAAAATTACAGGACTATGATGTAATCAATAAATAGGATATGTAAAAATTACTACTGTATGAATGACTTGTCTGAGTTTTTAGTAAAGTCATTTTTGCACTCCACAGTGGCATCACAGAGGAGGATCTACGCGCTGCAGGAGTGACGAACCCTTCACACCGACGCAGGATCCTCGAGAACCTGCCCAGGAACTGGAACTGACATGGATGGATGAATAGCGTGGACATTAGGAAGCCTCACTGTCATCTGAACTAGAACTGGAAGAACTATAATCGGATCACATCAGCTGGGCTTTTACCACAGCCCTGCCATCCTTTCATTTACTCGATCAATACTGTAACAATAGTATGTCTGTGTCAATACAGCAAAGGGAACATAATGCAGGAAGTACTTGTCTGTTTTATTCATCTCTCCATCTTGACAGATAATGATGGAGTGTGGGAGATGCCACATGTACAAATACTGATTATGGTATCAAGGtctcattgattttattttaaatgacttttagaCGACTATAAAAATATAGTCCTTCAATTTTCAGTGTTCACTCAAACCTAGTGTTTACCATTCACCTTCATCCCTTCTACTGTGTGCTTTCCATTACTCTGCTATTATTGAGCCTGGATCTGAGCTTGTAAAAGCCCTCAATTAAACCTATGGAGCATAAAATCCAtaactgtacatactgtatctactgGAACATTGTCTGTAAAGTTGGCAAAGAAGGACCTGCCATATCTCATTTGGTTTACTGTCTCATTCTGTTGCTTATCATGTCACTTAATCAGTACCTATGTCCACTGTGCATGTTTTATGCAGCCTTTGTAAAGTGCATAAAGCAACTCTTGACTGTCACCAAGCAATCACAAGTGTCATTTCATGCTGTCGGGCAGAGagtcttttcttctcttcatgtCCGTTCCATTTCAGTGCACaaatcacatcatcacactATCCTGCTTGTGTGTTCTTTAATGTCACCCAGTTCTCAGGTGTAGAATACGTATCTCTCTCTGTGATGCATCTGGGTGATGCTTGTTAAATACATAACATTGGTCTCTAAATTCAAGAGCATATAAAAGCAGATACAagtaactatttttttttatcttcattgGAAGGAAATGTTTCACTAAAAGAATAATTTCTGCACTGGACAGTCTGATATTCCCACAGTGCTTGGTATCTTCAAATTTTCTATgtttaaagtgtaaaacaatCAATGGCACCAATCGATACCAACTATAACAAGCTTTATCCAACCACCAGTCATTGTGTTTCATCAAGCGACATCAAGTATTTGATATATCTCTCCCTACTTTCACGTTTTTGTCATGTAGAGAATATTTCTACAGTCTGGATGACTGACTAAGCACCAGTGCTTCTCCACTGTTAAACGTCAGTTATACTTGTGAGTACACAATGACTGTCCGTGAACAAACATGCAAGTTATATTTGTCAGCTTAGTTAATACTAGACCATTGCGAAGAGATGAGACAACTGTGAATCTGATCCTAACTCTGAAATACTCcacttggtgtgtgtgtgtgtgtgtgtgttttttgcttgaTGTATTCAAGTTGACATAGTTACTTATTAAGGGATGACCAAACACATCCTTCTGTTTACCGATATGTGTCATTGACCTCTAACTGCTACAGTACTGCATGCTGGGATTTTTTGGCACTATGCAAATCAAATGTTTGGGTTGCAAAGTCCTTAAAGTTTGTCCTTTGAAACTCCTACTTTATGTCTAACTAAATAGGGGTTTGAATTGACCTAGACGGTCCTTGACTATGCAGCAGCTTGTTTTTGTAAATCAGAGTGTAATTATATGTAAAATgcaatatatatactgtatgtttgtatgtaaatataGTAAGCTTTAAGACAAAATAACAGTCTATAGAGAAAATGGGGGGTTTTAGAAATAAAACCAACCAATCAACAAATTAAGAATCTCATAAAAGTGGGTTTTGTTTAACATGTAGTTCATTTGTAAGGTACTGTTAATCCATCTACCCTGCACTCTTGAGTGGGTTTCTGATGAGGAACATGCTGTGTCAGAGGCCCACTCACATTCCAGACATCTAAACCACAGaaacccatacacacacaaacacacactgctacCACCAAGCTGACCTCTACATACATGAATCACTACTGTATCTTTGGCTAGGGAGAAGGGGCCATGCAGTTTCCACatgtgagagagaaaggtaAAATAAGGAATGTGTTATCaccaaaaaataatctaaataatACTTTGGATTTGTGCAACCCACATGGGATAGCTCAAATATGACTTATATTCAGTGGTGGGATTAGTGCTCAGATTCCATTACTTAAGTCAAAGTAGAGatatcacaatgtaaaaacactctaCTACAAGTTAAATCTACAAGTAAAATGTTACTTGATTAAAAGCATGAAAttattgtcagcaaaatgtacCAAAAGCATAAAAAGAAGTACTTGTTATGCAGAATGACCCCTTTCAGAGTATTTTGGATTCTCATTGTTGACACAATAATGTGTTaggagtagagctgcaacgattagtcaatcaacggaaaatgaatctgcaactaaAAAATGTGCTGGTTTCAGattctcagatgtgaagattttaAGCTTTTCTTTGCCATACATGATAGTTAACAGAATATGCTGAAGTtctggactgttagtcagacaaaacaagacattttaagacgtCACCGTCagctgtgggaaattataatggacattttttaaGCATTatgtgacatttcatagacaaaacaattattggaaaaataatctgcagattaatcagtaatgaaaataagcattagttgcagccttagttaGGAGTGTTTTGTTGTGGCAGTTTTGCCTATTTTTTTCTGGTAACAATGCATCATAGTTAATAAGTTGATTACaggttttgtgtgtaaaatcttatttgaaaatgtatgaagCAGTATAAAATGGAAGCCCTCAAAAGTACCTGGATAAATTTAAACTCAAGATAGTTGGTCTGCCAAAATGTATGTGGTatcaaaaaaacattacaagttAGAGAAAtaccatttgaaaaaaaaatgtactgg from Thunnus thynnus chromosome 9, fThuThy2.1, whole genome shotgun sequence encodes the following:
- the inppl1b gene encoding inositol polyphosphate phosphatase-like 1b isoform X1; the encoded protein is MDRYLLLHLSRLIAMATAAWYHRDISRVHAEDLLARAGRDGSYLVRDSESVPGAYALCLLFQRHVHTYRILPDADGLLAVQTTQGVQVNCFRTLEDLVLGYQHPHKGLVTPLLYPVPRDTDSGDESSDDEKPPPGLASVNMVPVTATPAKPAPHALFLDKLQELNTSGTAGEVIGLLNDYLFSELPLDIENVHKGATTLCHLKRTLGTACQGLNSEIDLTLSSLETLAKVFDHPSCSISNTKAQGPEMEIDTLLCKISALVSLLSSLEKKVLKALQDAVTNHNLAVQPNPPPPEPTPTNATSVKNHDRQLPVHSFQVKMVRYGRQTVSVDVDVGVLLFDRKAGSFGVERVSHDRILQIVKFQSSPAKVRMVVDSHHNTPREMTFESARKRDAFCQLLQLMKTRHSQLSEPDVISVFTGTWNMGGSPPPRSLQSWVTCCGLGHTPDESIALLPHDIYALGTQENPQGEREWTEHIKATLRSYTQIDFKQVAVQSLWNMRLAVFVKPEHESRISHVNTASVKTGLGNTLGNKGAVGVSFLFNGTSFGFVNCHLTSGSEKVLRRNQNFVDILRLLSLGDKQLGAFDISLRFTHLFWCGDLNYRLDLDVQDILKHVSKREFEELMCADQLTRERHKRKAFLHFKEEKIAFPPTYRYERGSRDCYLWQKYKTSGVRVNVPSWCDRILWKSYPDTHIICTAYGCTDDIFTSDHSPVFATFQVGVTSQFSSKTDPNSGVERAWIELEGIEAIVKTASKAKFFIEFYSSCLEETRRSSENDSQSCDVPGFLKQAWSFKQLPKLLPIKSDMEYLQDQHLLLSVKSCDGFESYGECCVALRSLNGASEQFETFLSHRGEEMGSIRGRVRIHVPKDRRGTREKIYEWFCFEKEDKGPVRGHMSPASTRVPMNRSSAAPSKLTPSSYTNPAYFIFEGVSVTRKVEEALPQRRDPQVIWSGNEALQLPKLSGRQGFERRPSRRSDFTEIEIPAILPQYTPTNELHTPQTNSSYQLFPAKNPSPIPPPSSNAISQFQEQTAQPRDKYHGKNIVQDSILPEKNLRNLYMNHSAIIREKARRDQLLPERTNPIRTAKAPSVFPYTSTPLTHCQASVPWIVGQQPPAPTGDNSLTALQIAKSLSEVDFFPTEQRSPSIPNQRPNYRNGPTMHGERGYSWEKEVSVLQGAPETVRELLSTLGLQKYTLGLSLNGWDDLDYFSGITEEDLRAAGVTNPSHRRRILENLPRNWN
- the inppl1b gene encoding inositol polyphosphate phosphatase-like 1b isoform X2, with protein sequence MATAAWYHRDISRVHAEDLLARAGRDGSYLVRDSESVPGAYALCLLFQRHVHTYRILPDADGLLAVQTTQGVQVNCFRTLEDLVLGYQHPHKGLVTPLLYPVPRDTDSGDESSDDEKPPPGLASVNMVPVTATPAKPAPHALFLDKLQELNTSGTAGEVIGLLNDYLFSELPLDIENVHKGATTLCHLKRTLGTACQGLNSEIDLTLSSLETLAKVFDHPSCSISNTKAQGPEMEIDTLLCKISALVSLLSSLEKKVLKALQDAVTNHNLAVQPNPPPPEPTPTNATSVKNHDRQLPVHSFQVKMVRYGRQTVSVDVDVGVLLFDRKAGSFGVERVSHDRILQIVKFQSSPAKVRMVVDSHHNTPREMTFESARKRDAFCQLLQLMKTRHSQLSEPDVISVFTGTWNMGGSPPPRSLQSWVTCCGLGHTPDESIALLPHDIYALGTQENPQGEREWTEHIKATLRSYTQIDFKQVAVQSLWNMRLAVFVKPEHESRISHVNTASVKTGLGNTLGNKGAVGVSFLFNGTSFGFVNCHLTSGSEKVLRRNQNFVDILRLLSLGDKQLGAFDISLRFTHLFWCGDLNYRLDLDVQDILKHVSKREFEELMCADQLTRERHKRKAFLHFKEEKIAFPPTYRYERGSRDCYLWQKYKTSGVRVNVPSWCDRILWKSYPDTHIICTAYGCTDDIFTSDHSPVFATFQVGVTSQFSSKTDPNSGVERAWIELEGIEAIVKTASKAKFFIEFYSSCLEETRRSSENDSQSCDVPGFLKQAWSFKQLPKLLPIKSDMEYLQDQHLLLSVKSCDGFESYGECCVALRSLNGASEQFETFLSHRGEEMGSIRGRVRIHVPKDRRGTREKIYEWFCFEKEDKGPVRGHMSPASTRVPMNRSSAAPSKLTPSSYTNPAYFIFEGVSVTRKVEEALPQRRDPQVIWSGNEALQLPKLSGRQGFERRPSRRSDFTEIEIPAILPQYTPTNELHTPQTNSSYQLFPAKNPSPIPPPSSNAISQFQEQTAQPRDKYHGKNIVQDSILPEKNLRNLYMNHSAIIREKARRDQLLPERTNPIRTAKAPSVFPYTSTPLTHCQASVPWIVGQQPPAPTGDNSLTALQIAKSLSEVDFFPTEQRSPSIPNQRPNYRNGPTMHGERGYSWEKEVSVLQGAPETVRELLSTLGLQKYTLGLSLNGWDDLDYFSGITEEDLRAAGVTNPSHRRRILENLPRNWN